In the Kitasatospora terrestris genome, one interval contains:
- a CDS encoding glycerophosphodiester phosphodiesterase, translated as MPAAIGGNRTRTAATRAALAAVAVLSIAGGSLALGQYRADAPADRTVTTSATTPQACFTPLIAGHRGSPRHAPENSIASYAAALSEGADWLETDVRVTRDGVPVLLHDLTVDRTTNGTGQVQDLTYEQVSRLRTKDGRNAQPIPRLADLLEWLKGRHARLLMEIKELRNPQDAARIARMASTSGVDVELYSFYAPALRIAHAAAPEMPTTLLQSSWYAEDPGTLPLRALSLEAPMAGKGRVDTEHGRGRLVYAWTVDDTRGWTQLAAAGADVVITDDPQGAKAWRDRRCQAARAALAPSGG; from the coding sequence ATGCCAGCGGCCATCGGCGGGAATCGCACCCGCACCGCGGCGACTCGCGCCGCCCTGGCGGCCGTCGCCGTCCTCAGCATCGCCGGCGGCTCGCTCGCCCTGGGGCAGTACCGGGCGGACGCGCCGGCGGACCGGACGGTGACCACCTCCGCGACCACGCCGCAGGCCTGCTTCACCCCGCTCATCGCCGGCCACCGCGGCTCGCCGCGGCACGCACCCGAGAACAGCATCGCCTCGTACGCGGCCGCGCTCTCCGAGGGCGCCGACTGGCTGGAGACCGACGTCCGGGTCACCCGGGACGGCGTTCCGGTCCTGCTGCACGACCTGACGGTCGACCGGACCACCAACGGCACCGGCCAGGTCCAGGACCTCACCTACGAGCAGGTCTCCAGGCTGCGGACCAAGGACGGCCGGAACGCCCAGCCGATACCGCGGCTCGCCGACCTGCTGGAGTGGCTGAAGGGCCGCCACGCCCGGCTGCTGATGGAGATCAAGGAACTCCGCAACCCGCAGGACGCCGCCAGGATCGCCCGGATGGCGTCGACCAGCGGCGTGGACGTCGAGCTGTACTCCTTCTACGCCCCGGCCCTGCGGATCGCCCACGCCGCCGCCCCCGAGATGCCGACCACCCTGCTGCAGAGCAGCTGGTACGCCGAGGATCCGGGCACCCTCCCGCTGCGGGCGCTCTCCCTGGAGGCCCCGATGGCGGGCAAGGGACGGGTGGACACCGAACACGGGCGCGGACGCCTGGTCTACGCCTGGACGGTGGACGACACCCGGGGCTGGACCCAGCTCGCCGCCGCCGGGGCGGACGTGGTGATCACCGACGACCCCCAGGGCGCCAAGGCCTGGCGGGACCGGCGCTGCCAGGCGGCGCGGGCGGCGCTCGCCCCGTCCGGCGGCTGA
- a CDS encoding cold-shock protein, whose product MAQGTVKWFNAEKGFGFIAQEGGGPDVFVHYSAINASGFRSLEENQAVSFDVTQGPKGPQAENVTPV is encoded by the coding sequence ATGGCTCAGGGAACCGTCAAGTGGTTCAACGCTGAGAAGGGCTTCGGCTTCATCGCCCAGGAGGGCGGCGGCCCCGACGTCTTCGTCCACTACTCCGCCATCAACGCTAGCGGCTTCCGCTCGCTGGAGGAGAACCAGGCGGTCAGCTTCGACGTCACCCAGGGCCCGAAGGGTCCGCAGGCGGAGAACGTCACCCCCGTCTGA
- a CDS encoding menaquinone biosynthesis protein → MRQREHTVIRPRVGHIQFLNCLPLYWGLARTGNLLDLDLTKDTPEKLSDQLVNGLLDIGPITCVEYLRHARELVVLPDIAVGSDGPVMSCVIVSKVPLGELDGRRVALGSTSRTSVRLARLLLEEREGVRPEYFSCPPDLDAMLAEADAAVLIGDPALRASLEQAPRQGLAVHDLGAMWKEWTGLPFVFAVWAARREYAERHPEMTAAVHRAFLESRDLSLAEAGKVAEQAARWEEFDAPVLQTYFSEALDFSLGERQLAGLTEFARRVAHDSGFPADVDVRLLQSAPLIGQV, encoded by the coding sequence ATACGGCAAAGGGAGCACACGGTGATCAGGCCACGGGTGGGACATATTCAGTTCCTCAACTGTCTGCCTCTCTACTGGGGCCTCGCCCGGACCGGCAACCTGCTGGATCTGGACCTCACCAAGGACACTCCGGAGAAGCTCAGCGACCAGTTGGTCAACGGTCTGCTCGACATCGGTCCGATCACCTGTGTGGAGTACCTGCGGCATGCCCGGGAACTGGTCGTGCTGCCCGACATCGCGGTGGGCAGCGACGGGCCGGTGATGTCCTGCGTGATCGTCAGCAAGGTCCCGCTCGGCGAGCTGGACGGCCGGCGGGTCGCGCTCGGCTCCACCAGCCGGACCTCGGTGCGGCTCGCCCGGCTGCTGCTGGAGGAGCGGGAGGGCGTCCGGCCGGAGTACTTCTCCTGCCCGCCCGACCTGGACGCGATGCTCGCCGAGGCGGACGCGGCGGTGCTGATCGGCGACCCGGCGCTGCGCGCCTCGCTGGAGCAGGCGCCCCGGCAGGGGCTGGCGGTGCACGACCTCGGCGCGATGTGGAAGGAGTGGACCGGGCTGCCGTTCGTCTTCGCGGTCTGGGCCGCCCGCCGCGAGTACGCGGAGCGCCACCCGGAGATGACGGCGGCGGTGCACCGGGCGTTCCTCGAGTCGCGCGACCTGTCGCTGGCGGAGGCCGGGAAGGTCGCCGAGCAGGCGGCACGCTGGGAGGAGTTCGACGCGCCGGTGCTCCAGACGTACTTCAGCGAGGCGCTGGACTTCTCGCTCGGCGAGCGGCAGCTGGCCGGCCTCACCGAGTTCGCCCGCCGGGTGGCTCACGACAGCGGCTTCCCGGCCGACGTCGACGTGCGGCTGCTGCAGTCGGCGCCCCTGATCGGGCAGGTGTAG
- the mqnC gene encoding cyclic dehypoxanthinyl futalosine synthase, which yields MSEQTPSAAELQAVLDRAAAGGRITPEEALELYRSAPLHALGSAADAVRRRRYAGVEHIATYIIERNINYTNVCVTACKFCAFYVPPKSDKGWSRELDEILRRCAETVELGGTQIMFQGGHHPDYGVEYYEKNFAAIKAEFPELVIHSLGASEVDHMARISGVSVEEAITRIHRAGLDSFAGAGAELLPERPRKAIAPLKESGERWLEIMETAHGLGVESTSTMLMGTGETNAERIEHLRMIRDVQDRTGGFRAFIPYTYQPQNNHLKGSTQATVFEYLRMIAIARLFLDNVAHIQGSWLTTGKEAGQLSLHYGADDLGSVMLEENVVSAAGAKHRSNLTELIHLIRTAGRVPAQRSTTYQHLRVLDDPANDPVDPRVASHIASTAIEGGTAHPELKILSTN from the coding sequence GTGTCCGAGCAGACCCCGTCCGCCGCTGAGCTGCAGGCCGTCCTCGACCGCGCGGCGGCCGGTGGCCGGATCACGCCGGAGGAGGCGCTGGAGCTGTACCGCTCCGCGCCGCTGCACGCGCTCGGCTCGGCTGCCGACGCGGTGCGGCGCCGCCGCTACGCCGGTGTCGAGCACATCGCGACGTACATCATCGAGCGGAACATCAACTACACCAACGTCTGCGTGACGGCGTGCAAGTTCTGCGCCTTCTACGTCCCGCCGAAGAGCGACAAGGGCTGGTCGCGGGAGCTGGACGAGATCCTGCGCCGCTGCGCGGAGACGGTGGAGCTGGGCGGCACCCAGATCATGTTCCAGGGCGGCCACCACCCGGACTACGGCGTGGAGTACTACGAGAAGAACTTCGCGGCGATCAAGGCGGAGTTCCCCGAGCTGGTGATCCACTCGCTGGGCGCGTCCGAGGTCGACCACATGGCGCGGATCTCCGGCGTCTCGGTCGAGGAGGCGATCACCCGGATCCACCGGGCCGGCCTGGACTCGTTCGCCGGTGCCGGCGCCGAGCTGCTGCCGGAGCGCCCGCGCAAGGCGATCGCCCCGCTGAAGGAGTCCGGCGAGCGCTGGCTGGAGATCATGGAGACCGCCCACGGCCTGGGCGTGGAGTCGACCTCCACCATGCTGATGGGCACCGGCGAGACCAACGCGGAGCGGATCGAGCACCTGCGGATGATCCGCGACGTGCAGGACCGCACCGGCGGCTTCCGGGCGTTCATCCCCTACACCTACCAGCCGCAGAACAACCACCTGAAGGGCTCGACCCAGGCCACGGTCTTCGAGTACCTGCGGATGATCGCCATCGCCCGGCTGTTCCTGGACAACGTGGCGCACATCCAGGGCTCCTGGCTCACCACCGGCAAGGAGGCGGGCCAGCTGTCGCTGCACTACGGCGCGGACGACCTCGGCTCGGTGATGCTGGAGGAGAACGTGGTCTCGGCGGCCGGTGCCAAGCACCGCTCCAACCTGACCGAGCTGATCCACCTGATCCGCACCGCCGGCCGCGTCCCGGCCCAGCGCTCCACCACCTACCAGCACCTGCGGGTGCTGGACGACCCGGCGAACGACCCGGTCGACCCGCGGGTGGCCTCGCACATCGCCTCCACCGCGATCGAGGGCGGCACCGCGCACCCCGAGCTGAAGATCCTGTCCACGAACTGA
- a CDS encoding demethylmenaquinone methyltransferase: MTRAHLDKQPQDVAAMFDDVAAKYDRTNDVLSLGQARLWRRAVADAVGATAGQRVLDLGAGTGTSSLPFAEAGADVVPCDFSIGMLAEGKRRHPELALTAGDATKLPFADDSFDAVTISFALRNVQDTAAALREMHRVAKPGGKLVICEFSTPTWTPFRTVYTEYLMRALPPVATAVSSNPDAYVYLAESIRSWPDQPALAAELQRAGWSKVAWRNLTGGVVALHRGFKL; the protein is encoded by the coding sequence GTGACCCGAGCCCATCTGGACAAGCAGCCGCAGGACGTCGCCGCGATGTTCGACGACGTCGCGGCCAAGTACGACCGCACCAACGACGTGCTCTCCCTCGGCCAGGCCCGCCTGTGGCGGCGCGCGGTGGCCGACGCGGTCGGCGCGACCGCGGGCCAGCGCGTCCTGGACCTGGGCGCGGGCACCGGCACCTCCTCGCTGCCGTTCGCCGAGGCCGGCGCGGACGTCGTGCCGTGCGACTTCTCGATCGGCATGCTCGCCGAGGGCAAGCGCCGCCACCCCGAGCTGGCGCTGACCGCCGGCGACGCGACGAAGCTGCCGTTCGCCGACGACTCCTTCGACGCGGTGACCATCTCCTTCGCGCTGCGCAACGTGCAGGACACCGCGGCCGCGCTGCGCGAGATGCACCGGGTCGCCAAGCCCGGCGGCAAGCTGGTCATCTGCGAGTTCTCCACGCCGACCTGGACGCCGTTCCGCACCGTGTACACCGAGTACCTGATGCGCGCGCTGCCGCCGGTGGCCACCGCGGTCTCCAGCAACCCCGACGCGTACGTGTACCTGGCCGAGTCGATCCGGTCCTGGCCGGACCAGCCGGCGCTGGCCGCCGAGCTCCAGCGGGCCGGCTGGTCCAAGGTCGCCTGGCGCAACCTGACCGGCGGCGTGGTCGCCCTGCACCGCGGCTTCAAGCTCTGA
- a CDS encoding GNAT family N-acetyltransferase, which translates to MEQRFARTSDVIRVAGESDLVQLSRIDHEIFPHDAYPFFVLRQLFEVHGERFLVLDCDSRMSGYSLLATTPDGKQSWVLGLGVVPHARGVGHGRRLMVESLDRLSADRVAEVRLSVEPGNAVALNLYESLGFSRVDHRPDYFGAGSDRLILRLSLSG; encoded by the coding sequence GTGGAACAGCGCTTCGCACGAACGAGTGATGTGATCCGGGTCGCGGGCGAGTCCGACCTCGTCCAGCTCAGCCGGATCGACCACGAGATCTTCCCGCACGACGCCTACCCGTTCTTCGTGCTGCGCCAGCTGTTCGAGGTCCACGGGGAGCGGTTCCTGGTGCTGGACTGCGACAGCCGGATGTCCGGGTACTCGCTGCTGGCCACCACCCCGGACGGCAAGCAGAGCTGGGTGCTCGGCCTCGGCGTGGTGCCGCACGCCCGCGGGGTGGGCCACGGCAGGCGGCTGATGGTGGAGAGCCTGGACCGGCTCTCCGCCGACCGGGTCGCCGAAGTGCGGCTGAGCGTCGAGCCGGGCAACGCCGTCGCGCTCAACCTCTACGAGTCGCTCGGCTTCTCCCGGGTCGACCACCGGCCGGACTACTTCGGGGCGGGCAGCGACCGCCTGATCCTCCGGCTCTCGCTCAGCGGGTGA